In Anolis carolinensis isolate JA03-04 chromosome 4, rAnoCar3.1.pri, whole genome shotgun sequence, the genomic window accttcctcttcatggggactcaaggaggccaTGGCTTAAtataatggaatcctgggatttattatTTTGGAGAGGCATCATTAGTCTCTAATAAATATGGTATTCATAGTGACAGCGGTTATTAACCGTTTCCACATACCAGCCCAGAAGAGAGTATTTCCTTAAAACAGACTACAATTCAGGATAAAGCAAACTATCATTAAGTTCTAAATGATTTCTAACACATTGATTCCAATTATGAGGAATACAGAATTCTTACGTTGCAGGGTAGCATTCAGCATAGCTGTTTGACATCCCAAAGAAGTCACCAAGTTGCTTTTtgtcttcagttttttttaatgtgctacACGTTGAGGAAAAAGATACATCACCAGGAATTGAACCAACCTGACCTGCATGACTATTGTTATTAACTAGCTAATGGTTCATAAATTGaatgagagagttccactgctgaacagctcccacagttaggaagttcttcctaatattcaggtggaatctccttttctgtaatttgaagccattgttccatctcTTAATCTCTTGAATGGGAGAGACGAAGCCCTCCCTCCAGTTGGTCATATGCCTCAAGTACAAAATGTGTTTCAGCTTAATGTACAGATTGTGGTCTTCTGGACCTTCCTCAACGTCTAAAATAAGTATCCTCTTCGTATGAGGAACTAGATACAAGAAAGTTTTCCTTCAAAAGACAACTAGAGCTTCCCTAAACAAACTACTGAAGCTGTTTGCACTCAAAACAAGTGCATAAGTTTGTATAATGCATACATATAAAGGATATGATTCCGGCCCTTCCCAGCCACCTGCACCAGCAAACTTCTCATTGATTGATTTAATCAACTCTTTGGCTGAGCCAGGTCCTAGAAACAAGGAAGATATACAAATAAATGCTTCATTATTCTTATTTAAAAGCAATTCCACTCACTATTGCAATGTTCAGAGAAGACTAGAACAGATACTTGGGAATCTTTTATATTTATTAGTTTAatgtaaattaattttatattggTCTATGGCAAAAATGCATTATTCTCCTGTCTACTTTAACAACCGCACACAAGACAGCACTTGAATCATGTAATAGTCCTCGATCATTCAGTGACGTAACAGTCCCATAACTAGAAAGCTTGCTTTAAATGTTACTCAGAGTTGAACTGTGACCTACTAACATCTTTGTTACTAATTAAGTAATTAATTATAAATAACTAGTCATATGCAATTATGCCAAGCTTTGGATGAAATGAGTTGTGTTCAATAACATTTTATTGTTCAAAACAAAATTTcttgttcttattatttttactattgaGTTTCAAGCATGTTATTCCCAAGCAAATGCTGATGCTTTtaacagaaaacaaaatgaaaaaggtGATTCCTGAAACCTTCCATGCCTGACCAATGGaacataataattaaaaatgtgGTATCACACAATACTGCAATAAATGGGTATGAAAATTAGAAGAGCTAAGTATGTACTAAGAAAATAAACTTTAGTATGTCAATTATGAAATATTGATGGCTCAGCTTCAAAAACAGGCTAGACAAATAATTTCATTACTAAATATGATTGTTTTAAATTCTAGGCAATATGATTACAAGTGGAACTTACCTTTATCAATGTCAATAGGctaaaaaaggagaaaggaaagaggaacaCATTAATCCCAGAACAACAAAGATGGATCTCCTGCTGGAAATGTGCCAGATCTGTTAAATGCTAATATCTCCTCATCCACTGTATTCTTttctcattaaaaaaataaacaaagagaCCAGACAAAGACCCAACTGAAACTTGCCCAAAGCCTCAGCACAATTATTTCAAACCAATTAACAGTATTGGTCTgaaataacaccatgtaacacgatttttgttcctgggttataaatgccatttcctaattggttctatctttaaaacatggaaaacgtttattaaactgaaaaaaactttgtttttgtgggacattctgCAGCCATTTTGCTGCAGTTTTTCAATGAAGACCTCATAAAAGTCTAaaccaattcaacgtagtttgtggcagccacgaaaacaaagtttctggagtatagtaACTACCTTTAGAGGAAGTaccacacaatcaaacaggaaacaacactttcaaacctagatcaaaaatgtttacaaattttgttacacagtgatAATTTAACATCTTCCCTGCATGGTGGCAAAACTTGTGGTTCCCAAGAATTTATCTGAAACTTTAACCTACTACAGCTAATTTTAACTTATTACAGCTCTAGCAAAGTTTAGGGGATTCAACTGGCCATAGTTGTTTTTCCTCAGCCTGTttggttaaggttaaggttaaggtctTCTTCCTTTTGTTGCAAATCAGGAGACAGAAAAAAGGTCGACTTCATTCCTAATGATTTGTGGAGGTACGACTAGTTTTATGAAAATTAGTGGTCATAAAATAGTTGGGGCCAAGGCAACTCTTCACACTCCCAAAGATACAGCCTGATGCCTGGAAGCTGTGTAATCATGCAACAATGAGAAGACTTTACCACAGTTTCAAGGCCAAGATCCTCTCTGCATACCTCATCATCAGCTTTGGGTTTCTCAAAGTAGCTgtgcctcttcttctcctcctcacgTTCCCGTTCTCGTTCCCTCTCCCGGTCTCGTTCTCGTTCTCGCTCATGTTCCCGGTCTCTCTCCCTTTCCCGCTCCCGGTCGCGTTCCCTGTATCGCTCTCGCTCCTTCTCCCGAGGCACCTTTGCTGCAGACGGCACGTAATCTCCAATATCCTCAAAAATACTTTTAGGTCAAACAGATGCAAGTTTGAAAATCAGCTGAGGGATATATACAAATCACACAGAAGAACTAGCAGAACATTCTTTAAAGGCTTCATCAACACACATTAATATTTTATCAAGTAATTTTGCCACCAGGTGACTGATTCTGGCTGAAACACAAAATAATTCCTGAACTCTGTAAAAAGGACAAGGCAATATTTATCCTCTGATAACCCACAAGTCTAAACACATTTCTCTCCATTGCAGGAGGACCCTCTAATAAGGTGGCAGAATCTTGGGGAAAGCCCCAGTTATAATTAAAATAGTGCAATAATATTGTTAGAAATAATATGCTCAAAGAGGATAGCCTACTTACTTCATATCTGCCTCTGGTGGTTTTTTCTCATCCAgttttcctaaaaaaaaaaaaagagtaattTGAGAAGGATTCTTCTGTGAATTAGTTATGTTCCAAGTTAGATAATACAGAAACACTATAAAGCAACACCAGTTCCTGCAGACATCTCAATATCAATTATGGCGTGCAAAACTGGATACCATGCATCTGCAAAGTCTTTCAAACAGAGCACATGAAATAGGACCTAAAATCCCATCTTAAGTAATCTGCTATTAGAAGCTATCATTCAGCAGAGAAAAAGGCCACAAGAACCCAAGTTTggatgtcttctcatgataaatCTTTTAAAGTTTTCCTACATTATATAGAACTTTTCCTTTTGTTGCAATTAGTTATGAATAGGCTTACAAGAAGAAAATGATGTCCATATCAACCCTGAACACATGCTCACCCTTGTCCTTCTTCTTGAGCTTTTTGTTACGGGTTCCTTGCCTCAAGTAGGAAAGAATCTGTGTCAGTTTGCTGATTACAATgtcatttgtagtcaatgtggtCTGAGcctaaaaagaagaatggaaagaatAGCAATCCTATTGCTtgcataaaattattgttgttgttgttgttattgttattattaaaaataataacaactttatttatattccaccctatctccccaaaggggctcaGGACAGATTCCAAacacaaaaggcaaacattaaatgcccgaacacaacaacaatacacccataataacaaaaattgacaacccaacataaaaaaacaaattatgacttagcaactaaaattaaattaaaaatgcaatctgttatatcagacataaaacaaaacatcaaacatgaaaCTGCTAATTCAGCAAAAGCAGTCAGGACTGTTACCTCCATGGTAGGGCAATCTGCTTTGCTTCTAATCAAGGTTGTGGGGATGTCTGTGTCAGCATATTCATCATCAAGGTCTACCACATAAGCCATTCTCCCAGGCAGAAAGAGCTCATTCCGCTCATATGCTTTATTCTTGAACAACATCCGGTAAACGTTACGACCTGACAAGAAAGAAGATTCAAGCAGAAGTACCAAATGGCAGGAAGACATTTCCGTTATTCTTCGAGTCAGTACTTCTTCAAACCACATTAAAATCAAAGCTACAGTATCCaaacaatgtttatttttgaTTATCTAAAATAATACCACAACCTAGTCCACAATTCGCAGCACATATTAGCAAGCATCTGAACACTCTTACCTAAACGGGTCTTGAATTCAATTTTGTTTTCTGGATCTtcatcttttctttaaaaaagaagaaacataataaaaatatatttctgtgaCTCATTCTCCTTTAATGAAAACACTTAACAGATCAGAATTCTGCTATGAAAGAAACATACTTAGTTTCTTTCTGGGGCTTTTCCATcagctcttcctcttctttttctttgctggCAATCTCTGCACGGACCTAAGAAAAGAGATTTTCTTCGTAAGGCCTCTTGAAGACATTTTGAGTAACACATCCCACCAAATCAGAAAGGCAACTTTAAGAATATGAATAAAGAGAAATATAAACTCTGCTACAatcctgacttttaaaaaagttttaggtagcatattttgtatatattaaaAAGATTATATAGTAAACAAACGAAAATCCAAAAATAATTAGCTAAGATTCTCAACTAAAGAAGAAACACAAAGACAAGACATACTATAAAACTGTCCGATGTGAACAAGATGAAAGCTCCCTTCCTGCTCCAATCCAGTCTAAAAAACAGAATCAGCAGCCAAATTGGCAGTGACTCTCAAGGAAACTTACATAGAAAGAACTGAACCTACACTCAAAAATACAACCATAAAATCTTTATAACTGGGTTTTTAGCAGATAACAttatgcaacacaatttttgtcaCTGGGtaataatttcctaattggttctattatacaaacatggaaaaggtttattaaactgaacaaattttgtttttacaggacatcctgcagtacatttggcaagtttttcaatgaatatctcaccgggtctcaaccaattcaacacagttttgtggcagtcacaaaaatgaagtttctgaagtataacaactacttttaaagtacgttccacacaattaaacaggaaataacactttcaaacataatttttttctcccaaacatttttttcaaattttgttacatggtgcaATGCATAGTTCCAAAGAAAGCAAGAAACCATTCTCAGGAACATCTATGCTTAAAGCAAACTGCACAGTCCAGAATTTATCTGAAATTCCAGACAAAGTGAATCAAGCACGGAATTTATCACAGCTGACTTGattaaatgtttgttttgttttgcctgtttCAAACAAGTTGTGAAGCTGTCCAAATTCCGAGAGGCAAATATTACAAGCCTAAAATGGAATGATGTTCGATGTGAGTCCATACAGATATTGAAGAAGAGATTTCCTAAGGTGAATCACTTTCATGATATTGCATTATCTGGCTTACCTTTTGCAGCAAAGCAAAATCCAAACCCTTCACCAAGTGAGTGTGCTCCATGTCACCACCCAAGAACTTGGACTCCTGAATTAACTGCCGCCTCTTTTCTGCAGCTGACTTATCCCTAGaatgagaaaaaagaaacaatgaaatCAAGGTCCCACTGTAACATAAACAAAAAAGCTGCTCTCATGAGTGTACTCACGCCTCTGCAGTGGGTCCCACTGCCCTGTAGTTGGCAGTTGTGCTGATCAGCTCTGTTTCCTCATAGTCCTTGTTGACACCATCCCTTCTCTCCTTGGCACGGTCCCTATACTTCTCGGCCAGTTCCCTCTCGCGCTCAATCTCTTGCTGACGTAGCTTTGCGTAATAGCTGGCATCAGAAAAATAAGTCAGTTACAATCAAAACACAGACGCTATGGCATTGTATCAAAATTGCTATTTCTATTAACGCATATATCTATCAGCACTAGTTTTCTCCAGATTGCAACACCCATTTTTCTGCTCATCAGTTCTTAGCCTACTTTTTCTATCCAGATGTTCTAGAAAGTTTGTAATCAGATATGCCCTTATTTTAAACACATGATTCAAGACAATGTTTCATCTACCTTCACCTGTCCAACAATGTGAGGAATCAACAATGCTACTGGAAAATTCTCAATCCGTCTTCAACTGGAGACTGGGCACTATCTCTCAATGTGCACTTACTGTTTACTGTTAAGCAGTAGAATCAAAAAGATGTACTTGTGAAGAGAGACCAGTaccagacatacagtagagtctcatccaacataaacgggccggcagagcattggataagcgaatatgttggataataaggagggattaaggaaaagcctattaaacatcaaattaggttatgattttacaaattaagcatcaaaacatgttatacaagaaatttgacagaaaaagtagttcaatacgcagtaatgctatgtagtaattactgtatttacgaatttagcaccaaaatatcatgatgtattgaaaacattgactacaaaaatgcgttggataatccagaacattggataagcgagtgttggataagtgagactctactgtagttcactgACTGCACATGAAGTATTGACATGTCACTAATAATTCACATGCAATGATATCAAAGCCCAGAAAAACATCTCATAATATCAAAAGTTATTGCACTCTTTCCGTCTCCAGATGAATTATTGACAAAGACATAGCTGTAGACTCTGTCCCACAGGACAAAAGGCAAACTGGCCcaatcctgggaaacaagaatAGCTAGGCATGCCCAAAAATGGTCATTGGCACCTCCAAAATCACAAATAATGCCGCCTCCTCTAAAGACAAGCACTTGCATGAGTTGAAGCATCAAGGCTTCATTTTTCACACCAAGACTGGATAACCTACGTTAATAACCTTTCCGTAAAGAGCAACCATCTTCTTCTGGAAAATGTTTAATTAGAAAGTTTCTTCTATTTTAATAAAAGTTTGGTGCTTTAGGAAAGCCCTGGGCCAGTCTCAGTCTCAATCTCTCTTTCTttaccttttcttcttcctccttcgaGCAGCTGGATCTTCATCTTCATTGTACTCTCTTGGCATTCTGAAGAAGACAAGAAAATTCAAACTCATGACAACAGCAGGTAACAATGTAATAATTTCTTTGGTTTTTGTTAGTTGCTTGAATGTTCAGATTGTTTGAGTTCTGGTTAATTGAGAACTATTTCAAAAGCTAGTTAAGATAAGAAGGTGTAAAGTGAAATCTGTTAAAATCTTCCCTCAGTCATAACCTCACAAAGTGGCTGTAGATCTCTGGATCTCAATCCCCTTAACTCAAATACTAAGACAATATATTATCTTTCTTACTGTAAATATAACATATATTGAACACTCTAAATCACCATATAAATATTAAGTTTACTGTTTCAAGTTAGGTTTATTGGCTTCAGTAGCTATATGGTTGTATACATATCACTTTCTTGTACTGTAAATATGATAAAAAGACCATGTTGTAACTGGGGATCAAAAATATATTGTCTTGGGAGGAAAAGGATATTCAATGATGTTTTGTAAAACAATTACGGAAAATGATGCTTACTCATGATGGCGAGATTTAGAAGGTGGTGCAGATGTTGGTGTTGCCCGTGGGGTCATAAGAAGCTTACGGAAGTCTTCATTGGTCAGCTTAGATCTATGAGGAAAACAATAGTTTTACTGTAAGAAATACTTCAATATCTTGCATTCAAAACATGCTACAAGGAGGGGGCAGAAAGCAGGCTGTGGGCTCCATGGGATTCTCTAAACTTCAGTTTTATAGGCTTCGAAGTCTTCTAGCAATACCACAAATTTGATCACGTTTTGTAGGAATTTGGGAGTAGAGCCACAAATCTATCCAAAACGGCACATAAATGCTTTAGTTTGCCATTTCCCACTCAAGAGTGGTTGGGGATGAAAATACATTGAAGGGTGTACAATTGTGCCAACATGAACTGCTTAATGGTTCATTTTATCCTCCCAGCACCACTCATGAATCTTTTGTCATTTGGAAATGCTCTATAATTTTTCACTGGTCTTGGTAATATGACTAAATGCTGAGGCTACCAGAACACTCTGCCTCTGACTTTTCAACATGAGGTCAGAGACAATCCCCATCTCCAGCTCCAAGTCTGAAGCTAGAGACAAGAGCAGGAATTATCCGTGCAGTTGTGCTGGGATTCTGGAACCCAATACAGTTTCAGATTATTTGTGCCTCTTCCACAGCTGAAAGCTAGAGAGAAAGTTTGGAATTTCTTGTATCACAAGTACAACTGAACACTATCAATGATGAATGACACTACAGAACCCTGGGCACTTACAATGGATAAGAATTTGACCTCAAATGTCAAAAATGATTCCTACTTCAAAATACAATGAGAAAGCTCTACTCACTGGTTAAATGAGTGGGAATCATCTATCTCATGGCCATCTGGGGCCAGAGGGTTAGAGAACGGTTCAcctagaaagaagagaaagacagCAGATTACAAACTAACAAATATGCATGCTGCATTGAAAGGCATGTGCAAACACTACTCACCCAGATTAAAGGACATGTTAAACAAAAAGTGGGCATTCAGGAAACATGTGAGACAAAGAAAAGCTAAGAGTGTTAGTGAGAATACAAAGTATCACTAATAAGTTTTAGACTCACTAAACTGAAAGTACTGCACTGCTTCTTACCCTAGTGGTAAGGAAAAACTGAAACCTTAAATAGTTAAGGAGAAACAGCTCTTGGGTAATCACTGGTCCAAGGCAAAACCATTCGTTTATTTTCTACCCAGACATCATCAgcccattttgtttgtttatttatttatttataataaaatagtattatcattatatattatcagtagtattatatttaatatattagtattattatcttATGTAATCCAGCTCCATTTTATAACAAGCACATGGCAAAAATACTATGGACAGCTACACACAGGGAAAGCAATTTTCATGAAATTATAGGGACTACCTTAGATTTTCATATGCTCACTTTTACTCAAATTAGCAACTTTGAAACTCTAACCTAAATTCACAGTCACAAAACTGTGAATCCACAGCAAATTGTTAAATCTAATGCCCTCAACATTATTAGATGAGTGTTACCTGTAATGTGATATTGAAAAACAGACTTTGCACCTGTAGCCAGTGTTAGGTGGAAGACATTGTGGAAGACTATATGCTAAACTGCTAAATATGCTAAACTGTCCTTTGTATTGTGACCCAAGAGAAAGATATTTGAAACCCCTGCTGATAAAAGACAATAGCAACTCTCTTGTAGAAACGGTTCAGTTTTTGCTAAGTGACTCAAATGATTATGTAAACATATAAAGTGGCCCtctttgtgttgtctgcaaaaaAAAAGTCTGAAAGGGAGAgctagtccctggtcaaagtaatccctggtcaagtggtccctgatttttttaaaaaaggttgggaactactggctCGAAAAATACaaggatagctcttgtagttttttaaaatttttgtttataaaaactttgaaaatttcccagaaatctgtggataagtgaaaagtTCTAAAACTTGATGGactaacaatggtaaatgttttctactaTTGTAGAAAGTTTCACCCCATTAGCTGTGaaaagcccctgaagtttccccacttgcacaattactgtaaagaaaaagtaacaaatttttcaagaatactttagaaacaaaacaccagcaCTCCTATTTTTTTAtcgatcacacatgcctaatgtttatttatataccactttcccCTTCTTAATTCCCTATTTTCAAACAGGCTTGAAATGTAACACCCAGAATCCCTGCAGCTCCCTCtccaaagaaggcaaaggaaaaccccGCCTGGATCTACATggacataatataataaaataacaattaaaaataactttatttctattccaccttatctccccaaagggacccgggacggattccaacaaacaacggctTACATTCATAAAACTTCAtataacagataaatattggcataaaatcccaacaagaccccacacatgaaaacagtgttaaaaacctaacatcaaattaaacctaatatcagtgaattgaacataaaATTGATAAATTAAACCTATATAGTCAGACAGAAATTATATAGTgatataaaatctaaataaacattcccagtaatttacaaaagccaactgaagttcaacacagttgtgtgggttggattatgtagcCTATGGTGGTAAACTGGACTGATATagactaagggcctttccacacagccctataatccagaatatcaaggcagaaaatcccacaatagctgctttgaactgggttatctgagtccacactcagataatgagagattttctgggatacagggctgtgtagaagggccccaacaGAGCTcagatacagcatagttctcaatcaggatcCGGAAATGGTCTGTCATTAATTAATCCTCTTCCTCTACATAAGCTAATGAGCAGAAGtaggtctttagttgttttttgaaggagaagagggagggggccagccatatttctttagggagttccagaggtatgGGgtggccacggagaaggccctctctcgctcccaccagccgcacttgagatgggggtgggaccgagagcaaggcctcctccgctgaccgcagtgcccgggctggtttgtaagaggagatgcaaTCGGTCAAGTAGCCTGGATATATCTaatatataatgcattatatacatataatgtcaTTCCAAACTGCAACCTCAGTAGGCCGCAAGGCGACACCACTGGTTGAAGGGGAGTCCTGCTAAGAGGAGGCCAACCCTGAGCTCCATGGCAAAAGCCCCCGCCCCACTTCCCGCAAACACTCACTCTCGCGCTCCGGCATTTTGGCTTCCCTTCCACCGGCGCCACTGAGGGGAGAAAACAACAAGGCCGCGAAGGGCTGCCTTTTCCCCACAAGGCACCGCGGCAGCCAAAGGGGGCGGGGCTGTGTAGGTGAGCCTTAACCCACAACACACTGCGCGCGCATGTTGTGGATTTCTGAGGCGGCTTTCCGCCTCTCTGTCAACTGCCCCGCCCCCACCGGGTATTTTGCATATCCCCGCCTCTTTCGAACGCGAGGAATGGCCAGAGGAGGCGACCAAGGCATGCCCACAAGCGTGATTGGCAGTCATTCTGCGAAGCAATATGGCGGCCGCCTCAGTTCGGGTCATTGGGAACACTCTCGGGCGGAATCTCAAGGAAATACGGATCCACCTCTGCCAGCGCTCGCCGGCCAGCCAGGGCGTCAGGTAGGCGGGAGGCCGAGGGCCAAGAGAAGGCCTTTCATACCCCTTTCCAAACATTGTAGCAATGTCagacacaatcagggccaactaacacctcccaacaaaggattcccccaggcaggaagcagccaggctttgaagctgcaatgctattcaaatcaaggtggccaattgcagcattcacacttgcctcacacagacgagttctttctcccaccctagacattattccacagatatatagaccccacttgcctagtttccaacagacctcacaacctctgaggatgcctgccatagatgtggatgaaaacaTCAgtaaagaatacttctggaacatagccatacagcccggaaaacccaatGTCAGTTTACCTGGCAATGTAGTAGGCGAGGTTGAGACTCTTGAAGCCAAGGGGGGTTAGAAAGGAACCTTTCCTTTCTCTAATGTAGCTTCCTCTATCCATGCTTAATACAGGCTGTGATGGGACTAGAGCCCTGCTTCCCAAACTCTAGGCCTCCAggctttttggacttcagttcccagaatccctgatcagaggccaaggcagctgaagcttctgggagttgaagtccaaaacacttttgaGTCTGAGAAACATTGgactaaagcaggcatggacaaacttcaaccctctaggtgttttggacttaaattcctaacagccagtggcCATGAATCACAATAAGGTAGAGTGGGTGCACACGTTGCTTTGACATCAATTTTGGATGTTCCTGCTGAACATGTCATTAAATGCATCAGCTGCTGTCACACCTAATTTGACCCTAACTCTTGGAACACAATGGGAATCTACATTTCATCTACGTACACAGCCTCATTGCTGTTCACATTGGATAGTTAATgctttgttgttgcatgcctttgcttctgacttatgacaactcttaaaatgaacctatcacagggtttccttgaCAGGATTTCTTCAGAGGTTCCCTTTGGTTTTCTCTGAGGATGAGAGTCTGTGACCCTCCTCAGATCACCAGTGGGTTTACATAGctttggggatttgaatcctggtcataATCTCCTATTCAAACTATTATGTCTCATTGGTTCCCGTGCTCCTTTAAGTGAATGATTAGCActgtccaacacacattttgttgcctcataTGTTAGCCATTTCTGGGTAGACCTGCCGATTTCAAAAATTGCATCATCGGCTCTAGTGtttgagatgcagaacatatgccatctataaGTCACCGTCtactcgcccatagaaaaccataaccATACTTAAGGccccatataaaatacagattatctgctttgaactggattatatggcagtgtagactcataattgagttcaaagcagataatcttatatataattatatggcagtgtagatccatcctaagaaactagagctgatgcaatctatccaatgcagttttctgaatcagtgccccaaagaaccccaggaagaggcctgaa contains:
- the ik gene encoding protein Red yields the protein MPERESEPFSNPLAPDGHEIDDSHSFNQSKLTNEDFRKLLMTPRATPTSAPPSKSRHHEMPREYNEDEDPAARRRKKKSYYAKLRQQEIERERELAEKYRDRAKERRDGVNKDYEETELISTTANYRAVGPTAEADKSAAEKRRQLIQESKFLGGDMEHTHLVKGLDFALLQKVRAEIASKEKEEEELMEKPQKETKKDEDPENKIEFKTRLGRNVYRMLFKNKAYERNELFLPGRMAYVVDLDDEYADTDIPTTLIRSKADCPTMEAQTTLTTNDIVISKLTQILSYLRQGTRNKKLKKKDKGKLDEKKPPEADMNIFEDIGDYVPSAAKVPREKERERYRERDRERERERDREHERERERDREREREREREEEKKRHSYFEKPKADDEPIDIDKGPGSAKELIKSINEKFAGAGGWEGPESLKKTEDKKQLGDFFGMSNSYAECYPATMDDMAVDSDEEVDYSKMDQGNKKGPLGRWDFDTQEEYSEYMNNKEALPKAAFQYGIKMSEGRKTRRFKETNDKAELDRQWKKISAIIEKRKKMEADGVEVKRPKY